One window of the Nocardia huaxiensis genome contains the following:
- a CDS encoding cupin domain-containing protein: MPFFRADPSRGFRPNAAPAVGTASRVLFRRTLAGREFVLRQTVIEPGGDSGWHFHDGTLFVLVTGGDLDHPGLDCLPVTKRRGRVFREPSGREHAHLARNGGTKPVKLTVLYIDPPGSPLSRSVPPPPCATVPDSGDAAH, encoded by the coding sequence GTGCCGTTCTTCCGAGCTGACCCGTCGCGCGGCTTCCGCCCGAACGCCGCACCCGCCGTCGGCACCGCCAGCCGGGTGCTGTTCCGCCGCACCCTCGCGGGCCGCGAATTCGTCCTGCGCCAGACCGTCATCGAACCGGGCGGCGACAGTGGCTGGCATTTCCATGACGGCACCCTGTTCGTGCTCGTCACCGGCGGCGATCTCGACCATCCGGGCCTGGATTGCCTGCCCGTCACCAAGCGTCGCGGCCGCGTCTTCCGCGAGCCGAGCGGCCGCGAGCACGCCCACCTGGCCCGCAACGGCGGCACGAAACCGGTGAAACTGACCGTCCTCTATATCGATCCGCCCGGCAGTCCGCTGTCGCGTTCGGTGCCGCCGCCACCCTGCGCGACCGTGCCGGACTCGGGTGACGCCGCGCACTGA
- a CDS encoding GNAT family N-acetyltransferase translates to MIEVVTVATEQELSDAYAVRLQVFVEEQGVPEEEELDALDATADHFLARVDGLPAGAGRMVVRDGVGVLGRLAVLKEARGTGLGVALVRAIEDKVRERGLDAVELHSQTHAQGFYERLGYQAYGEIGMDAGIPHIWMRKVLDGR, encoded by the coding sequence ATGATCGAGGTCGTCACCGTAGCCACCGAACAGGAACTATCCGACGCCTACGCCGTTCGCCTGCAGGTGTTCGTCGAAGAGCAGGGCGTGCCGGAGGAAGAGGAACTCGACGCCCTGGACGCGACCGCCGACCACTTCCTGGCCCGCGTCGACGGGCTGCCCGCCGGCGCCGGACGCATGGTCGTCCGCGATGGTGTCGGCGTGCTCGGCCGCCTGGCCGTCCTGAAGGAGGCCCGCGGCACCGGACTCGGTGTCGCGCTGGTGCGCGCGATCGAGGACAAGGTGCGCGAGCGTGGGCTCGATGCGGTCGAACTGCATTCGCAGACCCACGCGCAGGGCTTCTACGAGCGGCTCGGATACCAGGCGTACGGGGAGATCGGCATGGACGCGGGCATCCCGCACATCTGGATGCGCAAGGTGCTCGACGGCCGCTGA